A single genomic interval of Vallitalea longa harbors:
- a CDS encoding PadR family transcriptional regulator, with amino-acid sequence MARKQLQNLTEPMYYVLLNLIKPRHGYGIMKNIKEMTKGRVKVGAGTLYSLLSRFEKEDIVVKVSTEDNKKIYELTDKGRDILRQEHIRLKQLVADGDLMLGDDRNE; translated from the coding sequence CAACTCCAAAATTTAACAGAACCCATGTATTATGTACTACTTAATTTAATAAAGCCAAGACATGGATATGGGATAATGAAAAACATAAAAGAGATGACAAAAGGTAGAGTGAAGGTTGGAGCAGGAACTTTGTATTCACTTTTATCTAGGTTCGAAAAAGAAGATATCGTTGTTAAAGTATCCACAGAAGATAATAAAAAGATATATGAACTTACTGATAAAGGAAGAGATATATTAAGACAAGAACATATTAGGTTGAAACAATTGGTAGCAGATGGTGATTTGATGTTGGGAGATGATAGAAATGAGTAA
- a CDS encoding DUF2812 domain-containing protein, whose product MSKDTKKVVRVTSITEYKTLEKYLEKKAAMGLMLSEIKKNILIFKKVTPRNLTFNVSLFYPSTPFDYPDYEEEKYYRELCEDSGWKYCASNEIYQIFYKEENIDVVPIHTDSREEYRIIKNIFLKTEFIAMLCIVLMLAMSFNQAMGFDYSDLFSNRTLFVIISPIFLLVIGLLLYVPSIIWFIRNKINISRGNELDFISYRGRLVLTTISWSMIAVYLMCAIFGITDGYKNIKGIIALIPAIISFIVGRYCYRRIKTKKNTRKHNIIFVLTVVIITTIIITASFTMSIMFTIGSFNGNDFIPEKIAVLELSDFGISDVPQRLRSHQKSSILVPEYLEYYESLGRKTEENEITSIRTTYIKCRNKSIADYVFDGYVEKQKKRLEKRISEYREYGDIEKAKAEEKSISKVYNDSWEADRGYYLSDNNSEIIFQNDNIIYILESDIDFSKAKIVNICEQKLNQ is encoded by the coding sequence ATGAGTAAAGACACTAAGAAAGTTGTTAGGGTTACATCTATAACAGAATATAAAACTCTGGAAAAATATCTTGAAAAAAAAGCAGCTATGGGATTGATGCTTAGTGAGATTAAGAAGAATATACTAATATTTAAGAAAGTGACTCCTAGAAACTTGACATTCAATGTCAGCCTTTTTTATCCTTCAACCCCATTTGATTATCCAGATTATGAAGAAGAAAAATACTATAGAGAGCTATGTGAAGATAGTGGATGGAAATATTGTGCAAGTAATGAAATATATCAGATATTTTATAAAGAAGAAAATATAGATGTTGTTCCAATACATACTGATAGTAGAGAAGAATATAGAATAATCAAGAACATATTTTTGAAAACAGAATTCATAGCTATGCTTTGTATAGTTTTGATGTTAGCTATGTCATTTAACCAAGCAATGGGATTTGATTATAGTGATTTATTTAGTAACAGGACTTTGTTTGTCATTATATCTCCGATATTTTTATTAGTCATAGGCTTGTTGTTGTATGTTCCATCAATAATATGGTTCATAAGAAATAAGATTAATATAAGTAGAGGTAATGAATTGGATTTTATTTCATATAGAGGTAGATTAGTATTAACTACAATCTCATGGAGCATGATTGCAGTATATTTGATGTGTGCAATATTTGGGATTACAGATGGCTATAAAAATATTAAGGGAATAATAGCTCTTATTCCTGCTATAATTTCATTCATAGTTGGAAGGTATTGTTATAGGAGAATTAAAACAAAGAAAAATACGCGTAAACATAATATTATATTTGTTTTAACCGTTGTCATAATAACTACCATTATCATTACTGCTAGTTTTACAATGAGCATTATGTTTACTATTGGAAGTTTTAATGGCAATGATTTTATTCCAGAAAAAATTGCAGTATTAGAATTATCGGATTTTGGCATCAGTGATGTTCCACAAAGATTACGTAGCCACCAAAAATCAAGTATATTGGTTCCAGAATACCTAGAGTATTATGAAAGCCTTGGAAGAAAAACGGAAGAGAATGAAATCACATCTATAAGAACTACATATATTAAATGTAGAAATAAGAGCATAGCAGATTATGTTTTTGATGGATATGTGGAAAAACAGAAAAAAAGGTTAGAAAAGAGAATATCAGAATATAGAGAATACGGTGATATAGAAAAAGCGAAGGCAGAAGAAAAAAGTATAAGTAAAGTATATAATGATTCATGGGAAGCAGATAGAGGTTACTATTTATCAGATAATAATTCAGAAATAATATTTCAAAATGATAATATCATATATATCTTAGAAAGCGATATTGATTTTTCTAAAGCTAAGATAGTAAATATATGCGAACAAAAACTGAATCAATAG
- a CDS encoding MurR/RpiR family transcriptional regulator has translation MGCLSIIKQLSGEFTASEKKISNYILKNTSKVLGLNANELAKASKVSPASVVRFTRKLGYDSYSEMMIQLARDVESQNSESLDCLLHSDDSFEEMSKKVMINISSTLNETYNLLKPKQLEAAIDVLRKAEIIYLFGIGASGIVAEDMLQKLVRINKKCIYYTDYNLGVASAVHITDKDAVIAFSYGGRTREVNIAVETAKKKGAKCIAVTKCGKSPLASIADMCLLLPNTENEIRIGAVQSRYAQLFIVDLLFVGVVKNNFDKNEEYLQKTREVISQLKL, from the coding sequence ATGGGTTGTTTATCAATAATAAAGCAGTTATCTGGAGAATTTACTGCTTCTGAAAAGAAAATATCTAACTACATACTTAAAAATACTAGTAAGGTATTGGGACTAAATGCAAATGAACTTGCAAAAGCAAGTAAGGTATCGCCAGCATCTGTTGTGAGATTTACCAGAAAATTAGGATATGATAGTTATAGTGAAATGATGATTCAACTTGCTAGAGATGTTGAATCACAAAATAGTGAATCCCTAGATTGTCTCTTGCATTCAGATGATAGTTTTGAAGAAATGAGTAAAAAAGTTATGATTAATATATCTTCTACATTAAATGAGACTTATAATCTACTGAAACCAAAACAATTAGAAGCCGCAATTGATGTTCTGAGAAAAGCTGAAATTATATATTTATTTGGTATTGGTGCATCTGGCATTGTTGCTGAAGACATGCTTCAAAAACTAGTGAGGATAAATAAAAAATGTATATATTATACAGATTATAATTTAGGAGTAGCCAGTGCAGTTCATATAACCGATAAGGATGCAGTAATTGCATTTTCATATGGGGGAAGAACACGAGAAGTAAATATTGCAGTAGAAACAGCTAAGAAAAAAGGTGCAAAATGTATAGCTGTAACTAAATGCGGTAAATCACCTTTAGCTTCTATTGCTGATATGTGTTTGCTTTTGCCTAATACCGAAAATGAAATACGTATAGGAGCTGTACAATCTAGATACGCTCAATTATTTATTGTTGATTTATTATTCGTTGGTGTAGTAAAAAATAATTTTGATAAAAATGAGGAATATCTACAGAAAACAAGAGAAGTGATATCTCAATTAAAACTATAA
- a CDS encoding sensor histidine kinase: MKQHRVNLKSGTLWLLLLLISNLFFAFVMWLIAPEAFGSIIVMIVLFTIIIIIVGYWINHKKQKKQMEALQSFFTSPDEESKQILLATFDNFWHPIIQCASTQMREQVEIIKDKQLELQNYQEFIEAWTHEIKTPLSLATLVLDNHKDDMSPYVYKRMEHVRYVINSDIEKILYYARLHADHVDYRFKKIILTDCVNECLEDFRGIIDEKDVNLQLNLIPLQIVNDKKVLIFMISQILSNAFKYTPSEKAVINITSWRDTQDNSRIHLAIRDNGRGVPPEDMPFLLDKGFTGNHPDRQNATGMGLYFVKKYGDALSIEVNIRSVSTDCKGFEIELIFPEVV; this comes from the coding sequence ATGAAGCAACATAGAGTGAATTTGAAATCAGGAACATTATGGCTCTTATTGTTGCTTATATCAAACCTTTTTTTTGCATTTGTAATGTGGTTGATAGCTCCTGAGGCTTTTGGAAGCATCATTGTAATGATTGTTCTTTTTACCATTATTATTATTATTGTAGGATATTGGATAAACCATAAAAAACAGAAAAAGCAGATGGAAGCATTGCAATCTTTTTTTACCAGTCCTGATGAAGAATCAAAACAAATTTTATTGGCAACGTTTGATAATTTCTGGCACCCTATCATTCAATGTGCATCAACACAGATGAGAGAGCAAGTTGAGATTATAAAAGATAAGCAATTAGAATTACAGAACTATCAGGAATTTATCGAAGCGTGGACTCACGAAATCAAAACTCCATTGTCTCTTGCTACATTGGTTCTGGACAATCACAAAGATGATATGTCTCCTTATGTTTACAAAAGGATGGAGCATGTGCGATATGTTATTAACAGCGATATTGAAAAGATATTATATTATGCACGTCTCCATGCTGATCACGTTGACTATAGATTCAAAAAGATAATTTTAACTGATTGTGTGAATGAGTGTCTTGAAGATTTCCGTGGAATAATTGATGAAAAAGACGTTAATCTACAATTAAACCTTATACCATTGCAAATTGTAAACGATAAAAAAGTCCTTATATTTATGATTTCACAGATTCTTAGTAATGCATTTAAATACACTCCATCTGAAAAAGCAGTTATCAATATCACCAGTTGGAGAGATACTCAAGATAATTCAAGAATACATCTTGCTATACGAGATAACGGTAGAGGTGTTCCTCCTGAAGATATGCCCTTTCTGTTAGACAAGGGTTTTACAGGAAATCATCCTGACCGACAGAATGCAACGGGGATGGGTCTATATTTTGTTAAGAAATATGGTGACGCATTATCCATTGAGGTAAATATCAGGTCAGTATCCACGGACTGTAAAGGATTTGAAATCGAATTAATTTTTCCTGAGGTTGTGTAA
- a CDS encoding response regulator transcription factor: MSKIIVIEDDIYLREELVNTFLKKGYSVSSIDSFATPEQEILDSKPDLAMIDINLPGKSGFELCKWLKARATFPILILTARDTLPDELYALKLGADDFLTKPCHPDRLIARVERLLQTYGKIQSLIQVEGLTLDTDTYKVICGNTHVVLSETEGKILQVLLEQYPSIVNKQELFFALWGGKQYVDENILQVNITRLRKNLDIIGLRNIIRNVRGQGYRLEVSKT; this comes from the coding sequence TTGAGCAAAATCATAGTAATTGAAGATGACATTTATTTGCGAGAAGAACTTGTTAATACCTTCTTGAAAAAGGGGTATTCGGTATCGAGTATTGATTCTTTCGCTACACCTGAGCAGGAAATTCTAGATAGCAAACCCGATTTGGCAATGATAGACATTAATCTTCCTGGCAAATCTGGATTTGAGTTGTGCAAGTGGTTAAAAGCTAGAGCGACTTTCCCAATACTCATTTTAACTGCACGGGATACCCTACCAGATGAATTATACGCATTAAAACTTGGAGCAGATGATTTTCTTACAAAACCGTGCCATCCTGATCGATTGATTGCCCGTGTAGAAAGACTGCTTCAGACATATGGGAAAATTCAAAGCTTAATACAGGTTGAAGGACTTACATTAGATACGGATACCTATAAGGTGATTTGCGGAAACACTCATGTAGTTTTGTCTGAAACAGAAGGCAAAATCTTGCAAGTATTGCTTGAGCAGTATCCATCAATTGTTAATAAGCAGGAATTGTTTTTTGCACTTTGGGGCGGTAAACAATATGTTGACGAAAATATCCTCCAGGTTAATATTACCCGCTTAAGAAAAAATTTAGACATTATAGGCCTTAGAAATATTATACGAAATGTACGAGGTCAGGGATATCGCTTGGAGGTGAGTAAGACATGA
- a CDS encoding FtsX-like permease family protein, with protein sequence MFFKYVQRNASKNRKNNGLFFGSLVIAIVAFYTLLSLGDQDVMLFLKTMESDAVSRLMLMIPVIYIISLFFVFFLVYFAYRYQLDNRKKEFGLYMMMGMKRNKLFAMLMSETLWNSIISVLIGLPIALLLTEGISLATAKVVGLGIIGHRISFSISAVLGTVIGFVIVQLIAMFFLCVEFSRKEPMQLLQMDSADKQVSIPQKTGWLCFVLGLIFLILAYVVGVIMLRGLDLGIVALILVLGGTGTFLFYHGIGVFIGRRIHQKSSSQSGLFTFTGRQIQENVLHQYKALAISSLLLLMALACVSFGIGIASGRGSADVRTTDFSIEGTEQEVSEALNAEANRKLISTYYPMFLSHMDINTHECSMAGLNTALISQPKTELRNNIIENISNRIDYIISATSYNNLLESIGKEPIRLEKNQVALYTSMKDSRDFIDILNGALKSGAYIEIDNQRYELLNDIYYDNVVADRKITLYSALIVSDENYQNWVTDNNEPFCWNLLLSPDLVKKQGLMQSLLLMEKNLAGTGLEYESYIEGVGRNLFYTVAASYLTIYLGILFMIIANTVIGLKYLIQQRTNKHRYLTLLMFGVNKKELCDSARKQIRLYFFLVLGMAVCSSVFAVWSMFTSFMKLPAGVSASGVILLSGIGFILFVVIEFIYITIVEHASKREILELKVTDRR encoded by the coding sequence ATGTTCTTTAAATACGTTCAGCGTAATGCCTCAAAAAACAGGAAGAACAATGGACTGTTTTTCGGTTCCCTTGTAATAGCAATTGTCGCATTTTATACACTGTTATCTTTGGGTGACCAAGATGTTATGCTTTTTTTGAAAACAATGGAAAGCGACGCTGTCAGCAGACTAATGTTGATGATTCCAGTCATCTACATTATTTCACTTTTCTTTGTTTTCTTTTTGGTTTATTTTGCATACCGTTATCAGTTAGATAATCGTAAGAAGGAATTCGGATTATATATGATGATGGGTATGAAACGAAACAAGCTTTTTGCCATGCTTATGAGTGAAACGCTTTGGAACAGCATTATATCTGTTTTGATTGGCTTGCCGATTGCTTTACTCCTTACGGAGGGAATCAGCCTTGCAACGGCTAAAGTGGTGGGACTGGGAATAATCGGGCACAGAATCTCGTTTTCAATCTCTGCGGTACTTGGAACAGTTATTGGCTTTGTCATTGTTCAACTGATAGCTATGTTTTTTCTGTGTGTTGAATTCAGTCGCAAAGAGCCAATGCAGTTACTTCAAATGGATTCAGCAGACAAGCAAGTATCCATTCCACAAAAGACAGGCTGGTTATGTTTCGTACTTGGGTTGATATTTTTAATTCTGGCTTATGTGGTAGGAGTTATAATGCTGAGAGGGCTTGATTTAGGCATTGTGGCTTTGATTCTTGTTCTCGGTGGAACAGGAACTTTTCTGTTCTATCATGGTATTGGTGTATTCATTGGACGTAGAATCCATCAAAAAAGCTCTTCACAATCCGGTTTATTCACTTTTACTGGCAGACAGATACAAGAAAACGTTCTACATCAGTACAAAGCGTTGGCAATTTCTTCGTTACTTTTATTGATGGCATTAGCTTGTGTGTCATTCGGAATAGGTATTGCTTCTGGTCGAGGATCTGCAGATGTCAGAACGACGGATTTTTCCATTGAGGGTACTGAACAAGAGGTTAGTGAAGCTCTAAATGCCGAAGCAAACAGAAAATTGATTTCAACATATTATCCAATGTTTCTTAGTCATATGGACATAAATACTCATGAGTGTTCCATGGCAGGGTTGAATACAGCACTCATCAGCCAACCCAAAACAGAGCTTAGAAACAATATAATAGAAAATATTTCTAACAGAATAGATTATATAATATCAGCAACAAGTTATAACAATCTTCTTGAGTCAATTGGAAAGGAGCCAATCAGACTTGAAAAGAATCAAGTAGCATTATATACTTCCATGAAAGATAGCCGCGATTTTATAGATATTTTAAATGGTGCGTTGAAGTCCGGTGCTTATATAGAGATTGACAATCAACGTTACGAACTGTTGAACGACATTTATTATGATAATGTCGTTGCTGACCGCAAAATTACGCTATACAGTGCATTAATCGTTTCGGATGAAAACTACCAGAATTGGGTTACTGACAACAATGAACCATTTTGCTGGAACTTATTGTTAAGTCCGGATTTAGTAAAAAAACAAGGCTTGATGCAGTCACTTCTATTGATGGAAAAGAATCTTGCAGGAACGGGATTGGAATATGAAAGTTATATAGAAGGAGTGGGCAGAAATCTTTTCTATACAGTGGCTGCAAGCTACCTTACAATATATCTTGGTATTTTATTCATGATAATTGCAAACACTGTCATTGGATTGAAATACCTTATTCAGCAACGTACAAATAAGCATCGTTATCTCACATTGCTGATGTTTGGAGTTAACAAAAAGGAGCTTTGTGACTCAGCAAGAAAACAAATTCGATTATACTTCTTTTTAGTACTTGGTATGGCAGTTTGCAGTTCTGTCTTTGCGGTATGGTCCATGTTTACAAGTTTCATGAAGCTACCGGCAGGAGTATCGGCAAGTGGAGTGATTTTACTCTCAGGTATCGGTTTTATCCTGTTCGTTGTGATTGAATTTATTTATATTACCATAGTGGAACACGCTAGCAAGCGTGAAATACTGGAATTGAAGGTAACAGATAGGAGGTAA
- a CDS encoding ABC transporter ATP-binding protein, whose translation MNSNRVLQVESITKVYGKDDNKTEALRGISFDVLEGEFLGIMGASGSGKTTLLNCIATMIKPTSGKIMLKHRNISSFKGGQLADYRGKEIGYLFQEFELLDNLTAKENIILPLSLHGITGKQAESKLYELANRLDIVGVLDKFPSQMSGGQKQRVAAARSLISNPSIVLADEPTGALDSKNSKILMDKLSKINKEHQKTIVMVTHDANVASYCSRILFIQDGCLFHELRKNIETENTDNFYERIITVIAQMGGGSANVL comes from the coding sequence ATGAATTCAAATAGAGTTTTACAAGTTGAAAGTATTACAAAAGTCTACGGGAAGGATGATAATAAGACAGAAGCACTTAGAGGAATCAGCTTTGATGTACTTGAAGGTGAATTCCTTGGAATTATGGGTGCTAGCGGTTCGGGAAAAACTACGCTACTTAATTGTATAGCCACAATGATAAAACCAACTTCAGGAAAGATAATGCTTAAACATAGAAACATCTCGTCTTTCAAAGGAGGACAGTTGGCTGATTACCGTGGTAAAGAAATAGGTTATTTATTTCAGGAATTTGAACTTCTGGACAACTTGACAGCAAAAGAGAATATTATTCTTCCATTGTCACTTCATGGCATAACAGGCAAGCAAGCTGAAAGTAAACTATATGAGTTAGCCAACCGTTTGGATATTGTGGGTGTTCTGGACAAATTCCCATCGCAGATGTCTGGAGGGCAGAAACAGCGTGTGGCAGCAGCCAGGTCTCTCATTTCAAACCCGAGTATCGTTTTGGCAGATGAGCCCACAGGCGCACTTGACAGTAAAAATTCCAAGATTCTCATGGATAAGCTTTCCAAAATTAATAAGGAACATCAGAAAACAATTGTAATGGTCACTCATGATGCGAATGTCGCAAGCTATTGTTCGCGTATTCTTTTCATCCAAGATGGTTGCCTATTCCATGAGCTCAGAAAGAACATTGAAACAGAAAACACTGACAACTTTTACGAGCGCATTATAACTGTTATAGCTCAGATGGGAGGAGGGAGTGCAAATGTTCTTTAA
- the murQ gene encoding N-acetylmuramic acid 6-phosphate etherase, with translation MDVKLDKMVTEMINTNTYNIDKVSTYEMVKIINAEDKIVAYAVEKELSAIAKAIDLITDKFKKNGRLIYCGAGTSGRLGILDAVECVPTYGVSDEMVMGIIAGGYNAIFKAQEGAEDSLDLCEIDLKKRNFNKDDVLVGITASGRTPYVIGGINYANKLGATTIGVTCNPDSEITKLTKIPIAPVVGPEVVTGSTRMKAGTAQKLVLNMLSTGAMIKLGKVYGNLMVDLKPSNIKLIERAKKIVSEATEVNYDEATDLLDLTNYNVKLAIFIKKTGLDVKAAKKMLEECDSHISNSIERFNLIKNKR, from the coding sequence ATGGATGTAAAATTAGATAAAATGGTAACAGAAATGATAAACACTAATACTTACAATATTGACAAAGTTTCTACGTACGAAATGGTAAAAATTATTAATGCAGAAGATAAAATTGTTGCGTATGCAGTAGAAAAAGAGTTAAGTGCGATTGCGAAAGCGATTGACTTGATAACTGATAAATTCAAGAAAAATGGGCGTTTGATATATTGTGGTGCAGGAACTTCGGGAAGATTGGGAATTCTTGATGCAGTTGAATGTGTTCCGACATACGGTGTTAGCGATGAAATGGTTATGGGGATTATAGCTGGAGGGTATAACGCGATATTCAAAGCTCAAGAAGGTGCTGAAGATTCATTAGACCTTTGCGAGATAGATTTAAAGAAACGAAATTTCAATAAAGATGATGTCTTAGTAGGAATAACAGCAAGTGGAAGAACACCTTATGTAATTGGAGGAATTAATTATGCTAATAAATTAGGTGCAACAACGATAGGTGTAACATGCAATCCTGATTCAGAGATTACTAAATTAACTAAAATACCGATAGCTCCCGTTGTAGGTCCTGAAGTAGTGACAGGTTCAACGAGAATGAAAGCTGGTACAGCTCAAAAGTTAGTGCTTAACATGCTGTCCACAGGGGCGATGATAAAACTAGGTAAAGTCTATGGTAATTTAATGGTTGATTTAAAACCCTCTAATATTAAATTAATTGAAAGAGCCAAAAAAATAGTATCAGAAGCAACTGAAGTTAATTATGATGAGGCAACAGATTTATTGGATTTGACTAATTATAATGTGAAACTAGCAATATTCATAAAAAAAACAGGACTTGACGTAAAAGCAGCAAAAAAAATGTTAGAAGAATGTGATAGCCATATTAGTAATTCAATAGAAAGATTTAATTTAATTAAGAACAAAAGATAA
- a CDS encoding ABC transporter permease — MKKILISLITVFISLIVMFLVIQNMPGDPVDMMAQDIVKNEHLEYELAYQRAKSILNYDPDEPLVNRFSKYVKGIVTGNLGTSMSYKKDVIDIVMGALPWTLLVVSISLLLSFIIGVLLGIYIAWKRKKGLNTALIIYQSIFGAIPNYVVGYLLVIVFAVTLGWLPSRGPYSSNVTPGFNGAFIGDMLKHAILPVLAYFTTTVAGWIISMKANSLSVLGEDYITYAQVRGLPRRRILIKYLGKNAMLPMITILAVNFGLMFGGSPLIENLFLYPGVGYYLNIAIARRDFPLMQGMFLMIIIMVVLSSFIAELLYKILNPRLREG; from the coding sequence TTGAAAAAAATATTAATATCACTTATAACAGTATTTATTTCTCTTATTGTTATGTTCCTTGTTATTCAGAATATGCCTGGTGATCCTGTTGATATGATGGCTCAGGATATTGTGAAAAACGAACATCTTGAATATGAGTTAGCTTATCAAAGAGCAAAAAGTATTCTCAATTATGATCCAGACGAACCATTGGTTAATAGATTCAGCAAATATGTAAAAGGAATAGTTACAGGAAATCTAGGAACCTCCATGTCTTATAAAAAAGATGTAATAGATATTGTTATGGGAGCACTTCCTTGGACATTACTAGTAGTAAGTATATCCTTATTACTTTCATTTATCATTGGTGTCCTGTTAGGTATATACATTGCTTGGAAACGGAAAAAAGGTTTGAATACCGCTTTAATCATTTATCAATCCATATTTGGAGCAATACCTAATTACGTAGTCGGATATTTATTGGTAATTGTTTTTGCAGTCACATTAGGGTGGCTACCATCAAGAGGACCTTATAGCTCTAATGTAACCCCAGGATTTAATGGTGCTTTTATAGGTGATATGTTAAAACATGCAATACTTCCTGTATTAGCCTATTTCACTACAACAGTAGCAGGATGGATTATATCTATGAAAGCCAATTCACTTAGTGTATTAGGCGAAGACTATATCACGTATGCACAAGTAAGAGGATTACCAAGAAGAAGAATATTGATTAAGTATCTAGGTAAAAACGCAATGTTACCTATGATAACAATTCTAGCTGTTAACTTTGGATTAATGTTTGGAGGTTCACCGTTAATTGAAAATCTCTTTTTATATCCTGGGGTAGGTTATTATCTCAATATAGCTATAGCAAGACGTGACTTCCCATTAATGCAGGGTATGTTTCTAATGATTATCATAATGGTTGTTTTATCAAGTTTCATAGCAGAATTACTATATAAAATATTGAATCCAAGATTAAGGGAGGGTTGA
- a CDS encoding ABC transporter permease: MAKEMNSVKYKLNRGDGIKGFFRAIWKNKMSRIGLIILIFFLLMAIFGPMILQDPKSDYAHRLQPASWKHPLGLDYAGKDILVQLVLGSRDVLLVAFYAAFFAIAFACIVGIVSGLFGGKVDAILMLVSNVVLTIPSFPVTMILSMVLKVDNQLTFGLVLSLWSWAGLAKAIRAQVLGIKHKEFIEASRILGISKFRIITNDIIPNIISYIAVNFIAIMKGAILASVGLMYLGLVPFKGNHWGMMIQLSMSSTGALIGSSSIVYFLAPVVNLILFQLGSYLFATGLDEALNPRLRT; this comes from the coding sequence ATGGCAAAAGAAATGAATTCAGTTAAATATAAACTTAATCGTGGGGATGGTATAAAAGGATTTTTTAGAGCTATTTGGAAAAATAAGATGTCCAGAATCGGATTGATAATCTTAATATTTTTCTTGCTCATGGCTATATTTGGACCAATGATATTACAAGATCCCAAATCAGATTATGCACATAGATTACAACCTGCTTCATGGAAACATCCATTAGGTCTTGACTATGCAGGAAAAGATATACTGGTGCAACTTGTATTGGGTTCACGTGATGTATTATTAGTAGCTTTTTATGCTGCATTTTTTGCAATAGCATTTGCTTGTATAGTTGGAATAGTTTCGGGTTTATTTGGGGGCAAAGTTGATGCAATATTAATGCTTGTATCTAATGTAGTTCTTACTATACCTAGCTTTCCAGTAACAATGATTTTATCAATGGTACTTAAGGTTGATAATCAACTTACTTTTGGATTAGTTCTAAGTTTGTGGTCATGGGCTGGACTAGCAAAAGCTATAAGAGCTCAGGTGCTAGGTATTAAACATAAGGAATTTATAGAAGCCAGTAGAATATTGGGAATTAGTAAATTCAGAATTATAACTAATGACATCATACCTAATATAATTTCATATATTGCAGTTAACTTCATTGCAATCATGAAAGGGGCAATATTAGCAAGTGTCGGACTGATGTATCTAGGTCTAGTACCTTTTAAGGGAAATCATTGGGGTATGATGATACAGTTGTCAATGTCGTCAACAGGTGCACTTATAGGTTCTAGTTCAATTGTATACTTCTTAGCTCCTGTAGTTAATCTAATATTATTCCAATTAGGTAGCTATTTATTTGCAACAGGTTTAGATGAAGCACTTAATCCAAGACTTAGAACTTAG